Proteins from a single region of Ziziphus jujuba cultivar Dongzao chromosome 1, ASM3175591v1:
- the LOC107430359 gene encoding uncharacterized protein LOC107430359: MLEGKAVIGETDMPQTMQQDALDVASKALDFFDVTEATEIARFIKKEFDRTYGGGWQCIVGKDFGSFVTHCHGCFIYFCIGSFAILLFRGSAAPEAEAANQFAALDTVEA; encoded by the exons ATGCTTGAAGGCAAAGCAGTGATTGGAGAGACTGACATGCCCCAAACCATGCAGCAGGATGCACTCGATGTAGCTTCGAAAGCTCTGGATTTCTTTGATGTCACTGAGGCTACTGAGATTGCCCGCTTCATCAAAAAG GAATTTGATAGAACATATGGAGGTGGATGGCAATGCATAGTAGGGAAGGATTTTGGTTCGTTTGTAACCCATTGCCATGGctgtttcatttatttttgcattGGCAGCTTTGCAATTTTGCTCTTCCGGGGATCTGCAGCTCCTGAAGCTGAGGCTGCAAACCAGTTTGCAGCTTTGGACACTGTAGAAGCATga